From Domibacillus sp. DTU_2020_1001157_1_SI_ALB_TIR_016, a single genomic window includes:
- a CDS encoding DUF5677 domain-containing protein has protein sequence MGNVDGLISFNDRMTNLFESMEKQDGFRSSEGWLNGIMYDLYSKTKRAFQTSNVILNSDIPNNYIEVLPQLRIILESYLHSHYISLNKSDGDRVEQEYKDHLAYQQWRLGRTLNELKEESPKEIDDYDEYIQSFFEGKPKRNKVQHLESIKDLSKKTHQFELYAEVYTMLSGYVHYNPQTRHSYGVAKDNETFSYSKFEYNEALDIRIRKYILDFTISVIRNMTVYFELTEFMRGDFFKVDNDWRFIVSRVV, from the coding sequence GTGGGCAATGTTGATGGGTTGATTTCGTTTAATGATAGAATGACTAATCTATTTGAAAGTATGGAGAAACAAGATGGATTCCGTTCATCAGAAGGATGGTTAAACGGGATAATGTACGATCTTTATTCGAAAACAAAAAGAGCTTTTCAAACAAGCAACGTTATACTGAATTCGGATATACCAAATAATTATATTGAAGTGTTGCCGCAATTAAGAATAATATTGGAATCATATCTTCATAGTCATTATATTAGTTTAAATAAGAGCGATGGGGATAGAGTAGAGCAAGAGTATAAGGACCATCTTGCGTACCAACAATGGAGACTTGGGAGAACCCTGAATGAACTGAAAGAAGAGTCGCCGAAAGAAATAGATGATTATGATGAGTATATTCAGTCTTTCTTTGAAGGCAAGCCTAAAAGAAATAAAGTTCAGCATCTCGAAAGCATAAAGGATTTATCTAAAAAAACACATCAATTTGAACTATACGCGGAAGTGTATACAATGTTAAGCGGTTATGTTCATTATAATCCGCAGACTAGACACTCTTATGGAGTGGCTAAAGATAATGAGACATTTAGTTACAGTAAATTCGAATATAACGAAGCGCTAGATATTCGTATTAGAAAATATATTTTAGATTTTACAATAAGTGTCATAAGAAACATGACAGTTTATTTTGAGTTGACAGAATTCATGCGAGGTGATTTCTTCAAAGTAGATAATGACTGGCGTTTCATAGTAAGTCGAGTCGTTTAA